One Bacteriovorax sp. PP10 DNA window includes the following coding sequences:
- a CDS encoding alpha/beta hydrolase, with protein sequence MLKVLLPALLTISLHSAYAAKMATPNKEMNTVLTELNKKGGRPIETLTAGEARKQPTPADAVKAVMETKKDMPKALVSIKEVQVNGADGPIPARIYIPEGGIKPMPVVVYYHGGGFVIADNNVYDATPRSLADQTKSIFISVEYRKGPEHKFPAAHDDAFAAYKWVLANAGSFGGDPKRVAVAGESAGGNLALNVAIRARDEKVQIPAHELIIYPIAGSYMGTASYKENANAKPLNREMMGWFMNQYLSDPKQKDDKRINLLTANFQGLNDATIITAQIDPLRSEGFELAEKMKAQGVDVKYKNYKGVTHEFFGMAPVLKEAREAQKLAAKDLTKAFKQ encoded by the coding sequence ATGTTGAAAGTATTATTACCGGCCCTGCTCACAATCTCCTTACATAGTGCTTATGCGGCAAAAATGGCGACCCCTAATAAGGAAATGAATACTGTCTTAACCGAACTTAATAAAAAAGGTGGCAGGCCTATTGAGACATTAACAGCTGGAGAGGCGAGAAAACAGCCGACTCCAGCAGATGCTGTCAAAGCAGTAATGGAAACTAAAAAAGATATGCCGAAAGCGTTGGTCTCTATTAAAGAAGTTCAGGTCAATGGAGCTGATGGGCCAATCCCTGCCCGAATTTATATTCCAGAAGGCGGAATTAAGCCAATGCCGGTTGTGGTTTATTATCACGGTGGTGGATTTGTTATCGCCGATAATAATGTTTACGATGCAACTCCAAGATCCCTTGCAGATCAGACGAAATCTATTTTTATTTCAGTTGAATATAGAAAAGGTCCAGAACATAAATTCCCAGCAGCTCATGACGATGCTTTTGCCGCCTATAAATGGGTGTTGGCAAATGCAGGATCTTTTGGTGGAGATCCTAAGCGTGTGGCCGTAGCAGGTGAGAGCGCTGGCGGAAACCTTGCACTTAACGTGGCCATTAGAGCGCGTGATGAAAAAGTACAGATCCCTGCTCATGAACTTATCATTTATCCGATTGCTGGAAGTTATATGGGAACAGCTTCATATAAAGAAAACGCCAATGCAAAACCTCTTAACCGAGAAATGATGGGATGGTTTATGAACCAATACTTGTCAGACCCAAAACAAAAAGATGACAAGAGAATCAATCTTCTTACGGCCAATTTTCAAGGGCTCAATGATGCAACAATTATTACAGCACAAATTGATCCATTAAGAAGCGAAGGTTTTGAGTTGGCAGAAAAAATGAAAGCTCAGGGTGTAGATGTGAAATACAAAAACTATAAAGGTGTGACTCACGAATTTTTCGGAATGGCACCGGTTCTTAAAGAAGCTCGTGAAGCTCAAAAGCTTGCAGCTAAAGATCTCACGAAAGCATTTAAACAATAA
- a CDS encoding alpha/beta fold hydrolase, whose translation MDINTLYVQTQGSFRNEAIIFLHAFPMTSDMWKEQMSFFSKTHYTLAPDLPGFGKGVLPFHAITFEHYVDAVISFLREAGIKRSIWCGLSMGGYLAMRMYERAPELCSGLILANTKAAADDNAAKEKRWSTIKMLHSHREEFIAKQWHAMVSKSSLEKVKLKKCFQEIVSKSDEEGISAGLVSLATRMDNTETLAHITVPTLILAGEHDKIIPLSEMQFLQENIQGSRLEIIKGTGHLSNMENPDDFNKVIADFLASLHTDHVNSSLLN comes from the coding sequence ATGGATATTAACACTCTTTACGTACAAACTCAGGGGAGTTTTAGAAATGAGGCCATCATATTTCTTCATGCTTTTCCTATGACATCGGACATGTGGAAAGAGCAGATGAGTTTTTTTTCAAAAACACATTACACGCTTGCTCCAGACCTGCCAGGGTTCGGAAAAGGTGTGCTGCCTTTTCATGCCATTACATTTGAACATTATGTCGATGCGGTTATCAGTTTTTTAAGAGAGGCAGGAATCAAGCGTTCTATATGGTGTGGACTCTCAATGGGGGGCTACCTCGCGATGAGAATGTACGAGCGCGCTCCTGAATTATGTAGCGGCCTAATTCTGGCCAATACTAAAGCGGCAGCAGATGATAATGCGGCCAAAGAAAAAAGATGGAGTACGATTAAAATGCTTCATTCACACCGTGAGGAATTCATTGCAAAGCAGTGGCATGCGATGGTTTCAAAATCTTCTTTGGAAAAAGTTAAATTGAAAAAATGCTTTCAGGAGATTGTTTCTAAAAGTGATGAAGAAGGAATTAGTGCTGGTCTTGTGAGTCTTGCGACTAGAATGGATAATACCGAAACACTTGCCCATATTACAGTTCCGACACTTATCCTGGCAGGTGAGCATGATAAAATCATCCCATTAAGTGAGATGCAATTCCTGCAAGAAAATATTCAAGGAAGTCGTTTGGAGATTATTAAAGGTACAGGCCACTTAAGCAATATGGAAAATCCGGATGACTTTAATAAAGTCATCGCAGACTTCCTTGCAAGTTTACATACAGATCATGTTAATTCTTCATTGTTGAATTGA
- a CDS encoding DUF924 family protein encodes MTTNYQEVIDFWFEELTPTQRFERDENIDLKMTERFIALHSSVVAGEYSSWRNEPMGRLAEILVIDQFSRNIYRDDPKSFIYDPMALVLAQEAVRGEYNKNLAPKYKQFLYMPYMHSESDMIHNSAMLLFSEPGLEESFDFELKHKSIIERFGRYPYRNKILGRTSTPEEIEFLKQAGPLFGNNMASFESITIERTTSIQQ; translated from the coding sequence ATGACTACTAATTATCAAGAAGTCATCGACTTCTGGTTTGAAGAACTAACTCCAACACAACGATTTGAAAGAGATGAAAATATTGATTTAAAGATGACAGAGCGTTTTATAGCGCTCCACTCCTCAGTAGTGGCCGGTGAATATTCATCCTGGAGAAATGAGCCTATGGGAAGGCTGGCCGAAATTTTAGTTATCGACCAATTTTCACGCAATATTTACCGCGATGATCCCAAGTCTTTTATCTATGACCCTATGGCCTTAGTCCTTGCTCAGGAAGCAGTAAGAGGTGAATACAATAAAAACCTGGCACCCAAGTATAAACAGTTTCTTTATATGCCCTACATGCACAGTGAATCAGACATGATTCATAATTCGGCGATGCTGCTTTTTTCAGAGCCAGGATTAGAAGAATCTTTTGATTTCGAATTAAAGCATAAATCAATTATTGAACGTTTTGGACGTTATCCTTACCGCAATAAAATCTTAGGTAGAACTTCCACTCCTGAAGAAATTGAATTCTTAAAACAAGCGGGTCCTTTATTTGGAAATAACATGGCGAGCTTTGAAAGCATTACAATTGAAAGAACGACATCAATTCAACAATGA
- a CDS encoding uracil-DNA glycosylase family protein — translation MDLIEYHPYKPFIPPHSKKLIIGNFPIGKFSNPARFHEIKNGEMNFYYGGASNKLWRLLSECFGRSLTTIKEIKFFLKEHHFALADILLSCRRINGSGLDTALYDKTYNTDLRKIIEKENFEELLFTSRHVYTQFRKHIGKFPNIKQTILISPSPTAVRGLVKNKEYLELKKKNRDLSIEEFRLMKYKQVFS, via the coding sequence ATGGATCTTATCGAGTATCACCCATACAAACCTTTTATTCCACCTCACTCAAAAAAATTAATTATTGGCAATTTTCCGATTGGAAAATTTTCAAATCCAGCGCGCTTTCATGAAATAAAAAATGGAGAAATGAATTTTTATTACGGTGGAGCAAGCAACAAGCTATGGAGGTTACTATCAGAGTGTTTTGGAAGATCATTAACGACTATAAAAGAAATTAAATTTTTTTTGAAAGAACATCACTTTGCTCTGGCCGACATACTTCTGTCTTGTCGAAGAATAAATGGCAGTGGCCTTGATACGGCCTTATATGACAAAACTTACAACACTGATTTAAGAAAAATTATTGAAAAAGAAAACTTCGAAGAGCTGCTTTTTACCTCTCGTCATGTCTACACTCAGTTTAGAAAACATATTGGAAAATTCCCAAATATCAAGCAAACCATACTTATATCGCCATCGCCCACAGCGGTGCGAGGATTAGTCAAAAACAAAGAATACCTCGAATTAAAGAAGAAAAATCGGGACCTTTCAATCGAAGAGTTTCGTCTAATGAAATATAAGCAGGTATTTTCATGA
- a CDS encoding autotransporter assembly complex protein TamA gives MNLSNLFFTIIFLFLLQACATSAPKSDKLCPKIYIHSKDEFELSETEQRLICGDSEIDAYKVIPSYQASYLLTGFLQSRGYSRPRFEYEGDLLHVYPESKSYLKHVIVVSDSIADNKMVAAEIMRKYGEEVITPKLLDAIEAESITLLRNNTYPCVKLTSTVDASVETVTITLTGLESFTFGNIEKEEIAGVYSEALERFYPFIAADFFSERKLTLAEKRFLRAGVVQGTYFQEKCDLKKKTFSLNQQFIPGTSKTVRLGIGATTEVGPMFRARWSNQRSGNMASLSEANLQLSFRNQYFSLTSDRYLWRDAPRRSLLTTLEVERDDQATYLETTTQLKPHLKWTRDGTSRLWTWSAGPTLIFGSYITNANNSDTKRVRTGALEGMLQTQSHTYEIFDLHPEDGDFMQFNFDFRHPSMGFQDPLLKLDLSYLKLLRLGNLGKGSAIGGIRLNTSTTWVPENVLLSSLQPSVKYYGGGSDDVRGFKLSTLPDNNGLGALTKLSFKFEFRKTYVFIPTIESFTFIDTTFFGARPWEVENRLWYSPGTGLRWLSPIGIVQGYVARALSTEEIRDNGNYYYLGLGGVF, from the coding sequence ATGAACTTATCGAATCTCTTTTTCACTATCATTTTTCTCTTTTTACTCCAGGCATGCGCTACCAGTGCACCTAAGAGTGATAAGCTGTGTCCGAAAATTTACATCCATTCAAAAGACGAATTCGAATTAAGCGAAACAGAGCAAAGACTTATTTGCGGAGACAGTGAAATCGACGCTTACAAAGTCATTCCATCTTATCAGGCAAGTTATTTGTTGACGGGGTTTTTGCAATCCCGTGGTTATTCACGGCCTCGTTTTGAATATGAAGGCGATCTGCTTCATGTTTATCCTGAAAGTAAATCCTACTTAAAACATGTGATCGTTGTTTCAGATAGTATTGCCGACAATAAAATGGTGGCAGCAGAGATTATGAGAAAGTATGGTGAAGAAGTGATCACACCAAAACTTCTTGATGCCATTGAAGCCGAGTCAATCACACTTTTAAGAAACAATACTTATCCATGTGTAAAGTTGACTTCCACTGTTGATGCCAGCGTAGAGACAGTGACTATCACTTTGACTGGACTTGAGTCCTTTACGTTCGGCAATATTGAAAAAGAAGAGATTGCTGGAGTTTATAGCGAAGCTCTTGAGCGTTTTTATCCTTTCATCGCAGCTGATTTTTTTTCGGAAAGAAAACTCACACTCGCTGAAAAAAGATTTCTTAGGGCGGGAGTTGTTCAAGGAACATACTTTCAGGAGAAATGTGATTTAAAAAAGAAAACGTTTTCTCTGAATCAACAATTTATTCCTGGAACCAGCAAAACTGTCCGACTTGGAATTGGTGCCACGACAGAAGTGGGACCGATGTTTCGGGCCAGATGGTCCAATCAGAGATCTGGAAATATGGCCTCATTGAGTGAAGCTAATTTACAGTTGTCGTTCAGGAATCAATACTTCAGTTTAACTTCTGACAGGTATTTGTGGAGGGATGCTCCCAGAAGATCACTCTTAACGACACTTGAAGTGGAAAGAGATGATCAGGCCACATATCTGGAAACAACGACTCAATTAAAGCCCCATTTAAAATGGACCCGCGATGGAACTTCAAGACTGTGGACATGGTCGGCAGGACCTACGCTTATTTTTGGTTCATACATTACGAATGCCAACAACTCAGATACTAAAAGAGTGAGAACCGGTGCGCTGGAAGGAATGCTTCAGACTCAGAGTCACACTTATGAAATTTTTGACCTACACCCGGAAGATGGGGACTTCATGCAGTTTAATTTTGATTTCCGTCATCCGAGTATGGGATTTCAAGATCCTTTATTAAAATTAGATTTATCTTATTTAAAACTGCTGCGTCTTGGAAATCTTGGAAAAGGAAGTGCTATTGGAGGAATCCGTTTAAACACTTCTACCACATGGGTGCCTGAGAATGTTTTATTATCATCATTGCAGCCTTCGGTTAAGTATTATGGTGGAGGCAGCGATGATGTCCGCGGCTTTAAGCTGAGTACACTTCCGGATAATAACGGTCTGGGGGCACTGACAAAATTAAGTTTTAAATTTGAATTTAGAAAAACCTATGTCTTCATTCCAACGATAGAGAGTTTTACATTTATTGATACAACCTTCTTTGGTGCAAGACCTTGGGAAGTTGAAAACAGGTTATGGTATTCTCCGGGAACAGGCCTAAGATGGCTTTCTCCCATCGGAATCGTGCAGGGATATGTGGCCCGCGCGCTTTCAACTGAAGAAATTAGGGACAATGGGAATTATTACTATCTTGGTCTTGGAGGAGTTTTTTAA
- a CDS encoding translocation/assembly module TamB domain-containing protein, protein MKIPVKQILKRLTLVIIGFVALILITVITILVTFFYNPTIFINPKNLDYALTRTKVLESWSWKNAEINHQWIEWNQRRFYGGFEDLCLVYDNPDVNVDTCLEKISWNVELKWTLSGGFSYVVYEPLMIDSSKLKILPKENDEEIPPPDLMSYWDMLWSPLVPDLNMNFKKIEVLKKESPLTFDLKVIKKANSLTAEALGFNLLATPKKINIFAPKNILLPFDLKTQNPLYFSEIKLEANILPTTIPVVVSAKLESAVFKIQTTVAKSSLKEDLSKPKFLSDIILGTTGSVEVSKVKSTIEKLVRPPYNILPAPFNVMEGTLKIGVVTEKYVEKDSVLLKIKTELDMTSAKQDLKLTVNSEVPFMLRDKSIGSIVLGLELKKVKLLLPTLARNRLPPQLIPDSRFKNSTVVVRENLNQQKLPPKLKKSPVKKEMEVDMKLQALRENALQINTNLLDQTLRLNFDIEISNGEIQKGWIQALPLTTTLFKRKIVIHSLRVVFNAPLEPEVIATIEFQLPEYDITLQLEGPASKPRQAFSSQPPLPVDDIYAVLLFGRPLSGLDPDDKTAAQKSNQIISKGVLSLAVLYYFAGSPIESIGYDPESNEVSAQIGLGAKNSLRVGGSGSGLNSAGVRRALGKGWYIDSSVERTTNQNGANGSGYGVLLERIISY, encoded by the coding sequence ATGAAAATTCCTGTGAAACAAATTTTAAAAAGACTTACTCTTGTCATAATAGGTTTTGTCGCTTTAATTCTGATTACAGTGATCACGATTCTCGTGACCTTCTTTTACAATCCTACTATTTTCATCAATCCAAAAAATCTGGATTACGCTCTTACCAGAACAAAAGTTTTAGAAAGCTGGTCTTGGAAAAATGCTGAAATTAATCATCAATGGATAGAGTGGAATCAAAGACGATTTTACGGAGGCTTTGAGGACTTGTGTCTGGTGTATGACAATCCGGATGTGAATGTTGATACATGTTTAGAAAAAATATCATGGAACGTAGAACTTAAGTGGACGCTTAGTGGGGGATTCAGCTATGTGGTGTATGAGCCGCTGATGATTGATTCCAGTAAACTTAAGATTCTTCCAAAGGAAAATGATGAAGAGATACCACCGCCGGATTTGATGAGCTACTGGGACATGTTATGGAGTCCACTCGTTCCGGATTTAAATATGAATTTCAAAAAGATTGAAGTTCTTAAAAAAGAGTCACCGCTAACCTTTGATTTAAAGGTCATTAAAAAGGCCAACTCTCTGACGGCCGAAGCCTTAGGGTTTAATCTTTTAGCGACTCCTAAAAAGATTAATATCTTTGCTCCTAAGAACATTCTTTTGCCTTTTGATTTAAAAACCCAAAATCCACTTTATTTCAGTGAAATAAAGTTAGAGGCCAATATTTTACCAACGACAATTCCTGTTGTTGTGTCGGCAAAATTAGAATCGGCCGTTTTTAAAATTCAAACGACGGTGGCAAAATCTTCTTTAAAAGAAGACCTCTCAAAACCAAAGTTTTTAAGTGATATTATCCTGGGGACAACGGGAAGTGTTGAAGTTTCGAAGGTGAAGTCGACTATCGAAAAGCTGGTGCGCCCACCTTATAATATTTTACCGGCCCCATTCAATGTCATGGAAGGAACTTTAAAAATCGGAGTAGTCACTGAGAAGTATGTTGAAAAAGATTCGGTACTTTTAAAAATTAAAACAGAACTGGATATGACGAGTGCCAAGCAGGACTTAAAACTTACTGTGAACTCTGAAGTGCCTTTCATGCTACGTGATAAAAGTATTGGCTCAATTGTTTTAGGTCTTGAACTTAAAAAAGTGAAACTACTTCTTCCAACACTTGCGCGAAATAGACTTCCACCACAGCTTATTCCTGATTCCAGATTTAAAAACTCAACAGTGGTTGTTAGAGAAAACTTAAATCAGCAAAAGCTTCCTCCCAAACTAAAAAAATCTCCCGTGAAAAAAGAGATGGAAGTGGACATGAAGCTGCAGGCATTGAGAGAAAATGCCCTACAGATTAATACCAATTTACTCGATCAAACATTAAGACTGAATTTTGATATTGAAATAAGTAATGGTGAGATTCAAAAAGGATGGATTCAAGCTCTGCCTCTCACAACCACTCTTTTTAAAAGAAAAATCGTGATTCATTCTCTGCGAGTTGTATTCAATGCACCACTTGAGCCGGAAGTTATTGCGACCATTGAATTCCAGTTGCCGGAATATGACATCACACTTCAACTGGAAGGGCCGGCCTCAAAACCACGTCAGGCCTTCTCAAGCCAGCCGCCACTACCAGTAGATGATATTTACGCCGTTTTATTATTTGGAAGACCATTAAGTGGACTTGATCCTGATGACAAAACAGCGGCACAGAAATCTAACCAGATTATCTCTAAAGGTGTTTTATCACTCGCAGTTCTTTATTACTTTGCTGGCAGTCCTATTGAATCGATTGGATATGATCCAGAATCAAATGAAGTGTCGGCGCAAATTGGTTTAGGTGCTAAGAACTCACTTCGAGTTGGAGGCTCTGGCAGTGGACTGAACTCCGCTGGTGTTAGACGTGCGCTTGGAAAGGGCTGGTATATCGACAGCTCTGTAGAGAGAACGACTAATCAAAATGGTGCGAATGGAAGCGGCTACGGTGTACTGCTAGAGCGAATTATTTCTTACTAG